Within the Halomonas sp. HL-93 genome, the region AAATATTTTCCATAAAATAATTTGCTGCTTTTGCATCTCGCGTATTTTCAACACATCCACTCTTGGCCCAAATCAGCCGCGCCTCGCACTTGCCGTGACTATGCCAATGCTTTAATCAGCAAGGGCGGTTTTAGTTAAGCCGTTAACCCAAGCGCCCAAAGAATAAAGGCATCTTGGCGGGCGGCGTCACGCCAGGCTTTAAAACGCCCGGATGCGCCTCCGTGGCCGCTGCTCATATCGGTGTGCAGCAATACCGGGGCGGTACCTTGCTGATGTTGGCAAACGCGAGCATAGAATTTCGCTGGCTCCCAATAGTTCACTCGGGTGTCAAACCAACTGCCTTCTAGCCATAGGGCGGGATAGTGTTGGGCGGTCACATTATCGATGGGCGAGTAGTGGCCAATTCGCTTGGCTACTTCTGGGTCGGCTGGGTTGCCCCATTCACTGTATTCGGCCGTCGTCAGCGGCAAGGACGGGTTTTGCATGGTGCGCAGCACGTCAAGGAACGGCACCTCCAAAACAGCGGCGCAAAAGGACTGAGGCGCGCGGTTAACGCAGGTACCGACCAAGAGCCCTCCGGCGCTGGCACCGCAGGCGACAATGCGTTGTGAGTCGCTCAGTCCTTGCTCCACGAGGGCGTCGCGGGCGGCTAGAAAGTCGTCAAAGCTGTGCTCTTTATAGGCCATTTTGCCGTTTAAATACCAAGGTTCGCCGCGTTCGCCGCCTCCTCGCACGTGCGCGACGGCAAAGGCGACACCCCGCTCAAGCAATTCCAAACGAGCAATGGAAAACCATGGGTCAAGGGGTTCACCGTAAGCGCCGTAGCCATACAGTAGGGTGGGTAGCGGTTGACCCGCTAAGTCGCTACGCGTGACCACCGATACCGGAACGCGTTCACCATCGGCGCTGGCAGCCCAAATCCGTTGGCTGACTAATTGCTCTGGGGGCAGGCTGCCATACACCGGTACGCGTTTTAGCAACGTACGCTCCCCAGTCGTTAAATCCAGGGCATACCAACTGGGCGGGCGGGTGAATGATTCTTCCCTTAGGCGCAGCACTTGCGTATCAAAATGAGGTGCGTCTTCAAGCAGTTGCGAGCAAAGTGCCTCGGGCTGGGCGAGGTAGTCGTCCTGGGTGATTTGTTGGCAGGCATCAATTTCGAGGCGGCGTAGCCTTACTTGCGCTTGATCATGATCGCGTTCAGCCAGCATTAGGCCCCATGAGAAGGCGTCTACACCCTCCAGGGTGGCGTCTTCCCGTGCCGCGACCAATGGCTGCCAAGCGGGCGAATCATTATCTAGGGCCTCAAGGGGGATAACATCCAACTGGAAGTGAGTGCTGGTTTGGTTGTGCAAACGATAAAACACGCCTGGTCGGTGGTCTATCGTATACTCCACGCCCGGTTGGCGGGGTTGAAGGCAGCGGGGTGTCTGTGTTGGTGTTCGGGCAGGCACCACATGGACTTCGCTGGTATCTTTTGAAGCGCTTTCAAGTATCAGCCATTCCCGGGAGCGGGTTTTGCCCATGCCCAGCCAAAATTCCGGATCGTTCTCACGCAGCAATAATGTTGCGGGTTGGGGTTGCGGTGTCTGGCTAAAGGCAATGGGCAGGCACCAAATGCTGTCAGGGCGTTGAGTGTCGTCAAAGCGTGTGAACAATAGCGATCCACTATCATGCGTTTGGTCTTCCGCCCAGCAGAGACTGGGGCCAATATCGCTCAGCAGGTGTATTGGCTGGCCGTCGGGTAGGCGTTTCAGCCACAGGTTAAAACGCTCGTCACCCTGGGTGTCGTCGGTCCAGGCGAGCCATGATTCATCAGGCGACAGGGCCATATCGCCCATGTCGTAAAATGCCTGTCCTGCGGCGAGGTCAGGCACCGCTAGTATGCATTCAGTGGCTTCGCTCTGCCCGTTAGGGTGTCGCCACCAGCGTGGGTATTCCTCGTCGGCGGCGGTTTCGCTCCAGAACGTAAAGTGGTCTAGCGTTGTCGCAAGGCTAGTGACCGACAGTTCGCGGCGACTAAGATGACTTTCATAAAGGGCATCGGCAAGCGGAGCCAATGGTTTGAACCAAGCGTCGTGCTGCTGATTGGCAGCGGCTAAAAATGTGCTGACATCCTTATCGTTGCGCTGCTCTAACCAGTGCCATTGGGGATCATCTGGGCGATAATAGGTGGTAACAGGGTGGCCATCGTGTAGGGCTGGCTGTGCTTTCATAAATTGATAGGTACCATAATGGGAAATCTAGACTGGGTGGGTTCACCCTCATAAGGAGTATTATGCTGTTTGCAGATTCAATGTCACTGTTGTGGTTGAGTTATTACGGGCTGTCGCTAGTGGTGTTTGTGGCAGTTTATTTTGCGTTTGCCTTTTTACCCAGGTTACCGCGCCTGCTGCTGACATGGTGCGTTGGCGGGGCGATGTGGGCGCCCGCGCCGTTTCGCTTGCCGCTGATAGAGGAAGGCGAGTTTTACGCAGGTTGGGCTCCTTCTGCCATGGTCGCTGCCGTAGGGTTTTTAGAAAGCAATGGCGGTGCACTGCGTAACGGCCTGCTGTGTGTGCTGCTTGGCGTGGCCATTGGGGGTGTTGTAGGGGTTGCGCTGTGGTGGCGGGGTCGTACCAAAGCCGACGACGCGCCTGAGGTGGATGAGCGCCCAGCCAACGACCCCGATGAAACGCGCCGCCGTGAACCGGTGATCGGCTAATCCCAACAGGAGGGCCGCGATGTGTGAGCTGTTGGGGATGAGCGCTAATGTGCCCACCGATATCTGTTTCAGCTTCGCAGGTTTTTTACACCGCGGGGGTGGAACGGGGCCTCACCGCGATGGTTGGGGCATCGCCTTCTATGAGGAAGGTGGTTATCGGGAGTTCCGCGACCCTCACCCCTCGGTTGACTCACCCATCGCACGGCTAATTTGTGATTATCCCATCAAGTCCACCGTGGTGATTAGCCATATTCGTCAGGCCAATGTGGGTGGCATTGGATTAGCCAATACTCACCCGTTCACACGTGAAATGTGGGGGCGTCCATGGTGCTATGCCCATAATGGCCAGCTTAGCGGCTGGCAAACGCTATCGCTTGGCTTTTATACCCCAGTGGGTAGTACCGACAGTGAGCACGCCTTTTGCTGGTTGATGAGCGAACTGAGGCGTGCGTTTCCAACGCCACCAGAGGCGCAAGCGCCCTTATGGCAAACCCTACACGGGTTATGCGAACAGTTACGAGCGCTGGGTGTATTTAATTTGTTGCTTTCTGACGGTACATATCTCTATACGTATTGTTCAACTAAGCTTGCTCATATTACCCGTGCCGCGCCTTTTGGTGAGGCGGAGCTGTCCGACGCCGAACTTACCGTCAATTTTGCCGAACACACTACGCCCAATGATGTAGTGTCGGTGATTGCCACCGAACCGTTAACTCACAACGAAAAATGGCAGCGGATGCAGCCGGGCGAGCTAGTGGTATGGCGGGATGGGTGTATTCAAGCACGTTATTTAAGCCATGCTTAATACAATGCTAGATCTAAAGTTGAAACGAAAGTTTCAATCGATCGTTTTACAGCGGTAAACCAGTCGTATATCGTTGCGTTTTCGTGACACGACAACAACAAGGTCGGTGACGACATCGACATGGAAACTGGAGATTGCCCATGAGCGAACAAGTTGATGCCCCCATTTTGCGTGGTCCTGCGCTTGAAGGGTTAGACCAGTACGCTGCCGTTACCGACGTGTTTCACGCGGCGGTGGCGCGTTTTAAAGACAAACCGGCGTTTAGCTGCATGGGTAAAACGCTCAGTTTCGCTGACCTGGACCGGTTATCGGCTAATTTCGCGGCCTGGTTACAGCATGAAACCGACCTGGAGCCCGGTGATCGTATCGCCATTCAACTACCTAATGTACTGCAGTTCCCCGTTGCCGTGTTTGGCGCGTTGCGCGCTGGATTAGTTGTGGTTAATACCAATCCGCTATATACCGAACGCGAAATGGCGCATCAATTCAAAGATGCCAATGCCAAGGCGATTTTGATTTTAGCCAACATGGCGGACAAGCTTGAACGGGTGCTTGATAAAACCGAGATCAAGCATGTCGTGGTCACCGAGCTTGCCGACCTGCACGACTTCCCCAAGCGATTGTTAATCAATAGCGTTGTCAAGTACATCAAGAAAATGGTGCCCCGCTATTCGCTGCCCCAGGCGGTGAGTTTGCGCGATGCTTTACATAAAGGGCAGGCATTGAGTCACCGTGAGGTCACTCGCCAGCAGGAAGATTTAGCCGCGCTTCAATATACCGGGGGGACCACTGGCATGCCCAAAGGGGCGATGCTGACCCACCGCAATCTTGTCGCCAATATGCTGCAGGCAAGACAGGCCATCGGCGGTAACTTAACCGATGGAAACGAGCTGGTGATTGCGCCGTTGCCCGTCTATCACATCTACACTTTTACCGTTAACTGTCTGTTTTTGATGGAAACCGGCAACCACTCAGTATTGATTACCAATCCGCGTGATCTGGATGGCTTTATCAAGACATTGAAGGGCATGCCGTTTACTGCCTTCATTGGCCTCAATACGCTGTTTAATGCCTTGTGCAACCGTGATGACTTCAAACAGCTGGATTTCTCAAAGCTGCACTTGACCATTTCCGGTGGTATGGCGCTGACCAAAACCTCTGCCAAGCGTTGGCAAGAGGTCACAGGTTGCCCCATTTCGGAGGGCTACGGGCTGACGGAAACATCACCGATTGTCAGCTTTAATCCAACGGATGCCATTCAGCTGGGTACTATTGGCAAACCCGTCGCGGGCACGGCGGTCAAAGTGGTCAATGCCGACGGCCAGGATCTACCGCTAGGTGAACCCGGCGAACTTTGTGTACAGGGGCCCCAGGTGATGAAGGGCTATTGGCAGCGCGAAGAGGAAACGCGCAACTCCATTGATGATGATGGTTGGTTCTATACGGGGGATATAGCCGTGCTGCAGGACGATGGCTATATCCGCATTGTGGACCGTAAGAAAGATATGATTTTGGTGTCTGGGTTTAACGTTTACCCAAATGAAGTGGAAGACGTGGTCGCTGGTCACCCCGACGTGCTGGAATCGGCCGCGGTGGGCGTTGCC harbors:
- a CDS encoding S9 family peptidase produces the protein MKAQPALHDGHPVTTYYRPDDPQWHWLEQRNDKDVSTFLAAANQQHDAWFKPLAPLADALYESHLSRRELSVTSLATTLDHFTFWSETAADEEYPRWWRHPNGQSEATECILAVPDLAAGQAFYDMGDMALSPDESWLAWTDDTQGDERFNLWLKRLPDGQPIHLLSDIGPSLCWAEDQTHDSGSLLFTRFDDTQRPDSIWCLPIAFSQTPQPQPATLLLRENDPEFWLGMGKTRSREWLILESASKDTSEVHVVPARTPTQTPRCLQPRQPGVEYTIDHRPGVFYRLHNQTSTHFQLDVIPLEALDNDSPAWQPLVAAREDATLEGVDAFSWGLMLAERDHDQAQVRLRRLEIDACQQITQDDYLAQPEALCSQLLEDAPHFDTQVLRLREESFTRPPSWYALDLTTGERTLLKRVPVYGSLPPEQLVSQRIWAASADGERVPVSVVTRSDLAGQPLPTLLYGYGAYGEPLDPWFSIARLELLERGVAFAVAHVRGGGERGEPWYLNGKMAYKEHSFDDFLAARDALVEQGLSDSQRIVACGASAGGLLVGTCVNRAPQSFCAAVLEVPFLDVLRTMQNPSLPLTTAEYSEWGNPADPEVAKRIGHYSPIDNVTAQHYPALWLEGSWFDTRVNYWEPAKFYARVCQHQQGTAPVLLHTDMSSGHGGASGRFKAWRDAARQDAFILWALGLTA
- a CDS encoding class II glutamine amidotransferase — translated: MCELLGMSANVPTDICFSFAGFLHRGGGTGPHRDGWGIAFYEEGGYREFRDPHPSVDSPIARLICDYPIKSTVVISHIRQANVGGIGLANTHPFTREMWGRPWCYAHNGQLSGWQTLSLGFYTPVGSTDSEHAFCWLMSELRRAFPTPPEAQAPLWQTLHGLCEQLRALGVFNLLLSDGTYLYTYCSTKLAHITRAAPFGEAELSDAELTVNFAEHTTPNDVVSVIATEPLTHNEKWQRMQPGELVVWRDGCIQARYLSHA
- a CDS encoding AMP-binding protein, yielding MSEQVDAPILRGPALEGLDQYAAVTDVFHAAVARFKDKPAFSCMGKTLSFADLDRLSANFAAWLQHETDLEPGDRIAIQLPNVLQFPVAVFGALRAGLVVVNTNPLYTEREMAHQFKDANAKAILILANMADKLERVLDKTEIKHVVVTELADLHDFPKRLLINSVVKYIKKMVPRYSLPQAVSLRDALHKGQALSHREVTRQQEDLAALQYTGGTTGMPKGAMLTHRNLVANMLQARQAIGGNLTDGNELVIAPLPVYHIYTFTVNCLFLMETGNHSVLITNPRDLDGFIKTLKGMPFTAFIGLNTLFNALCNRDDFKQLDFSKLHLTISGGMALTKTSAKRWQEVTGCPISEGYGLTETSPIVSFNPTDAIQLGTIGKPVAGTAVKVVNADGQDLPLGEPGELCVQGPQVMKGYWQREEETRNSIDDDGWFYTGDIAVLQDDGYIRIVDRKKDMILVSGFNVYPNEVEDVVAGHPDVLESAAVGVADEAAGEAIKLFVVSKNPELDAETLRHWCKSELTGYKVPKYIEFRDELPKTNVGKVLRRQLRDEDSGNAAS